The sequence below is a genomic window from Acetobacter vaccinii.
TCTGCTGCCCACTGTGCCATGCCCTGCGCAGCGGGCAGCAGCCTCTTTCCCGTGTTTGTGAGAGAAATGCCATGGTTGCTCCGGACGAAGAGTGTTTCACCAAGCATATACTCCAGATCTGCTATTTTCCGGCTCAATGTGGGTTGGCTCACCTTGAGGTAGCGTGCAGCCTTGCTCATGCTGCCAGACTCACAGATTGCGAGAAAAAGCCGGATATCATCCCATTGAAGTTCCATCTCATTCCTGAGCATTTTTGTGTTTTGTTATCCATATATAGATGGCCATATAGGAAAATATGGAATTGCTATTCTATTTTGTAGCGGTCAAAAAAATCAAGCTATTCAAATAGCCCCTTCCAGAGGCAGTCCAGCCAGTGTCGGCAAGGGTTATTCCAGATGCAGGAGGCGAAGATGGGTAAGTTGGATGGAAAAATTGCCGTCATCACTGGTGGTAGTGATGGGATAGGATTTGCGACTGCCAAACTATTCGTACGTGAAGGCGCCAGGATCGTTATCACTGGACGTGACCCCGCAAGGCTTGAGACCGCAGTGCAGGCCATCGGAAACGTTGCTGACGCGATCTGCTGCGACATTTCAAAGATGGCGGATATCCAAGGCCTTCGCGACTTTGTCGAGAGCAGGTACGGACACGTTGACATCATTTTCGCGAACGCCGGTGCAGCACGCCCTAACATGTTTGAATATATGTCGGAGGAAGAATTCGACTTCACACTTGCCTGCACATTCAAGGGAACCTATTTCACAGTCCAGAAGCTTCTTCCACTTATGACGTCTGGCGGTTCGATTATCCTCAACACTTCCACCCTTAATACAAAAGGCATGCCTTACGTAAGCGTCTATTCAGCTGGCAAAGCGGCTATTCGCTCGTTGGCACGGTCGCTTACAGCCGAACTCGTTGACAGAGACATCCGGGTGAATGCCATGGCACCGGGCTATATTGATACCAACCAGGCACAAAAATCCGGTGTAAGCGAGGAGATGCTCCAGCAGACGACGGCTAAGGTACATGCGCAAATTCCGATGCGCCGGAGTGGCAAGGTCGAGGAAGTTGCAAAAGCCGTACTGTTTCTGGCCTGTGATGACTCCTCCTATCTTACTGGGAGCGAACTCTGTGTCGATGGTGGCTGGAACCAAGTGTAATCCTTTTTAATTCTGCCAACAGCTCTGTTGCACAAATGATCTTGGCGGAATTCACAGCGTGTATCCAGGGTGGTAGCTGATTGTAATGAATAAGCCGCCATCCAGACCTGTCTTGCGATGAAAATTTTGGTTGGCATGCCGCAGCACAGCCCGGAGATCGTGAACAACAGCCTCGAAACATCCCACTTCCATCCAGCGCCGGGCCTGCTGGTAAGCCGCAGTCCACGGCGGAAGATCGTTCGGCATCGCCCGCCAGGCAATGCCGTAACGGATCATATACCGAAGACAGTTGAAGAGTTCCCGCAGATCATGGTGGCGTTGTTGCGCGTCCTCCGTCATCAGAAGAAGATACGGAACAATCAGAGATTACTCTTCATCGCTGATATCAGACGGATATGGTTTGTGTGCAATATTCATCCAGATGTTCTGCAACACTCACGCCAGAAAGCACATAACACCCTCTAACCATGGTGCGTCAGCCAGTGAATGAGGCCGTCCAGCGTGTGAAAATCATCCGCGCTGCGTGTTGGGATGCTGGCGAGGCTGGCATGCGCCATGCGCGACAATGCACAGCCCGGGCCTGTTTCGAGAATGGCGCTTACAGTGCTTTCCGCACAAGCCTCAAGGCAGGCGTTCCAGTGCACTGTCATGCCGACCTGCTTTGCCAGCCGGTCACATCCATCGATCATATCAAAAACGGGTTCGCCATCGAGGCCACTGATAAGACGTCGTCCGCAGGCAGGGCGGGACGGCCTAAGAGCCGTCAGTGCTTCGCGCAGTGGTACCACCGCGCTCTGAAGCAACGGCGTATGAGATGGAACGGCCACAGGGAGACGCCGGGCCGTGGTGGCACCAGCTTCCAGAGCCAGGAGAATGGCGGCGTCTAGCGCGGCGTGGAGGCCTCCGATGACGGCAGATTCAGGCCCGTTGGCAATGGCGATCGTCGTACCCGTCTTGTGGAGAATGGGGTCTAGGCGTGCCATCGGTAGTCCCGCAATCCCGGCGAGCCCTGCATCGGGAGGGCTGGCAGTGTTCATGAGGTCTGCCCGACGGGCTGCCAGAGTCAGCACCTGTTCGGGTGACAGGCATCCGGCAATGCCCCAGGCAGCCAACTCGCCCACGCTGTACCCTGCACAAAGCAGTGTCTGGCCATCGAGCGTAGGCGCAAGGGTTGCATGCAAAGCAAGGGCCTGCGTGCAGCACAATATCTGTCCAGCCCGATTGCTGAACAGTGCAGTCTCGGAGGCTGTTTTCACAAAATCACGGGGATCAGCGCCAAGCAGAGGGGTTGCTGCCTCGAAAATCGTGTCGGCCTCTGAACGATCAGCCAGAAGATCGAACATGGTGGCATGCTGTCCACCCTGTCCGGAGCAGAGAATGGCGAGTGCGCCTGTCATGAGATGCGTCCTCGTCTCACAGCCGTTGTGTCAGGATGCGGCCGGAGCGGCGGTTAGGGAGAGAGCAATCGTTAAGGTCACAAGACTGAGCACGGTGCTGACGACCATGATAGATCCAGCGTCCTGACTGTCTGCCTTGTAGCGGAGCGCGAAGAGCAGGCCAAAGAAACCGGCGGGAAGGGCCATGAGCAGGATGACAGCATGAGCCATCTGTGTAGGCATCGGGATCAGCCAGATAAGCGGCAGAGCGATCAGGG
It includes:
- a CDS encoding SDR family oxidoreductase, giving the protein MQEAKMGKLDGKIAVITGGSDGIGFATAKLFVREGARIVITGRDPARLETAVQAIGNVADAICCDISKMADIQGLRDFVESRYGHVDIIFANAGAARPNMFEYMSEEEFDFTLACTFKGTYFTVQKLLPLMTSGGSIILNTSTLNTKGMPYVSVYSAGKAAIRSLARSLTAELVDRDIRVNAMAPGYIDTNQAQKSGVSEEMLQQTTAKVHAQIPMRRSGKVEEVAKAVLFLACDDSSYLTGSELCVDGGWNQV
- a CDS encoding acyltransferase domain-containing protein, which gives rise to MTGALAILCSGQGGQHATMFDLLADRSEADTIFEAATPLLGADPRDFVKTASETALFSNRAGQILCCTQALALHATLAPTLDGQTLLCAGYSVGELAAWGIAGCLSPEQVLTLAARRADLMNTASPPDAGLAGIAGLPMARLDPILHKTGTTIAIANGPESAVIGGLHAALDAAILLALEAGATTARRLPVAVPSHTPLLQSAVVPLREALTALRPSRPACGRRLISGLDGEPVFDMIDGCDRLAKQVGMTVHWNACLEACAESTVSAILETGPGCALSRMAHASLASIPTRSADDFHTLDGLIHWLTHHG